A window of Zestosphaera sp. genomic DNA:
CACTAGGATTAATGCTAATTAAGTCTTTAATACTCATTACTTGACCACCAGCATTCTTGACCTTCTCTACGGCCTTAGGTGAGAAACTGAAAGCAGCTACTACTACTCTCTTGTTTATGGTGCCGGCACCCAGAAGCTTCCCAGGAATTACCACTACCTCATTAGGTGAGGCCACTCTCTCTAATTTAGAGACATTAACTACTACTCTGCTCCTAGAAGGTCTTTCTAGGATATCAGCTACGTAATCCCATATAGGCGCCTTATACTGGTTAGCTGTCTTCCTTAATTCTCTAGTCAGTGTTCTCAAAGTAATGTTTGTAGGTCCTGTACGAGGCACCCTCACTCACCACTCTGAACTTTAATAGAGTCCAATACACTTAAAAACTTATCAAGTTTTGATATAACTATCTTCAAAGCTTCAGCCACCACAGTCTCCGGCTTTAGAGACCCGGAAGACTCTATAGTTAGGTAAAACTCGTCGTCTTTAAACCCCAACTCTATAGCGTCGGTAGGGCAGGACTTAACGCATTGCCTGCAGAGAATACATTTCTCATCATACGCTCTCACCTTACCGCCCTCCAAGACTAAAGCATCCCGTGGGCAGACCTCCACACACTTACCGCAGAGAGTGCATAAACTCTCTTTAATAGTGAGTCTTGCAGAGTAGGTTACTGTAGAGATAGTTACTGGAGACCACTTAATATGTTCTATGCCTCTCCCAAGTCTTGCGTAAGCCTCTAAAGAAATCTCTTGGTTAGGTCCGAGAACTACTATAGGTATCTTATCGTAGACGGGCCTCACGTCAGGGTCTGTAAGGGGCTTGAGGTCACCTGAGTACACAGTCTTAGTCTCGCCATCTTTTGCTGAGGCTTGAAGAGACAAAACCGCGTAGCACTCGATAGATTTTTCAGGACCTGCGCCAACACACTCCTCAGGACTCTTATACTTCCTCAGAGCTTCTTCAGAATTCAGCGGTATTAGACCTAATCTGTGAGCTATTATCTCGTCATGAAGAACTGAAGTGTTGTTGTTGAATATAACGAAATCTACAGCCATGGTTGGAACATACTCCATAGAAGCTCTCCTAATAGCGTTTAAGAGGGCTAGGGGGACTCCTTTGAAGAGAAGTTTAAGACGATTATCTCCTCTCTCAACTACTATGACAGAATAAGACACCTTACACCCTCCTACCTCTCCTGCCGCCAGGCCTCCGCGTCGTGTCGTGGGGGATGGGAGTTACGTCCTCTATACGCCCGATAATGAATCCAGTCCTGGCTAAGGCTCTAATAGCTGCTTGAGCGCCGGGCCCAGGTATCTTAGGCCCGTGGCCTCCCGGACCCCTAACCTTAATATGTATAGCGTTTATTCCCTTATCCATGGCTTTCTGAGCAGCTCTGTAAGCGATGAGCATCGCTACGTAGGGAGACGGCTTCTCTCTATCAGCTCTTACTACCATCCCTCCAGACATAGTCGCCACAGTCTCAGCACCGCTTAAGTCAGTTATGTGGACTATAGTGTTATTGAAAGAACTGTATATGTGTGCAACCCCCCACTTAAGTTCTCTAGAAGTAAAAGCCATAAATCCTCACCTACTCACTGCCTAATACTTCTCCAAAAATTTCTTCCTTCTTTATTCTAGTAGCTATAGGCGAGCCCGGAGTAAAACCAACTAACTGCTCTTCTTCTCTATTGACTAGGTAGCCAGGCGACGTCACTCTCTTACCACCGATGGATATGTGGCCGTGCACGATTAGTTGCCTAGCTTCATGAATAGTCCTAGCAAGTCCTTTCCTATACACTATAGTCTGCAACCTTCTCTGAAGAACGTCTTCAACGGTTAGTCCTAGAATATCGTCTATAGTGCCGTACTCTTTCTGAAGGAGTCCTAAGCTATAAAGCTTCCTAACTAGGTCTTTCTCTCTAACAGACCTCTCATCAGGGGTTAGAGAGAGGAGTGCCTTAGCTTTATTCCTTATATTCCTCAAGTAAGTCTGAGCAAGCCATAATTCCCTCTTATTCCTCAACCCATACTTACCTACTAACTCCATCTCTTCAACTAGCCTGTCTTTAATCCACGGATGCCCGGGCTTTTCCCACTTCCTCCTAGATTTTCTTGGGTCACCCATCAAAGACCACCCAACTACTCACTAACTCACTCCTGCTTCTGCTGTGCTGCCTTACCCTTAGTAACCCCAACTACAGGCCCTATCCTGCCCGTAGTGTGGGTTCTCTGCCCTCTCACTTTAAGACCCAGCTGATGTCTTATACCTCTCCAACTCCTCGTCTTTATCTCTCTCTCAATATCGCTTCTAGCCTCAAAAATCAAGTCTGCTGATATGAGGTGTCTATCCTCTCCTGAAGCGTAGTCTTTCCGCCTGTTAAGATACCAGGCAGGAATACCGTACTTAAGTGGATTATTTATTACGTCTTCTACTCTCCGCACTTCAGCATCACTTAAGTAGCCTATACGAGATTGAGGGTCAAGCCCGACTATCCTCGCTATAGCGAGTCCAGTATGATAGCCAACTCCCTTTATCTTAGCTAGACCGTAAGGAATAAGTAAGTCTCCCTCTACATCAACGCCGGCAATCCTCACTATATGCCTAAACCTACCCTCACTCATTCTATTATTCACCGCACACCTAGATTAAAGACTATTAACAGTATATAAGTTTTTTCAAGACTGTAGGATTAATCACGCGTCTCAGTTCTTGATTAGTCTTAAGACCTGCCCAACTAGTTTCTGGCCTATAAGGTAGCGAGACCTACTCAAGACCAGAGTTTTAGAGGTCTTACACACATAATCTAGAGCAGTAGAGGTCAGCCCTCCTTAACTGAAGGACCGGGAGTTTCTTCCTGACTTCATAAACTAACTCTACATCTATGTCTATCTCAGAGTATTTCTCTCCAACGCCTAAGTCAAGTATTTGAGTTCCCCAAGGATCGACCACGAGAGACCTCCCAGTATATTCATCTCCATACTGCACCGCGACAGCCACGTAGACGGTGTTTTCATGTGCTCTAGCCCTAGCTAAGAAAGAGAGAGTCTCTTCTTTTAGTGGGCCCTTGAACCAAGCTGACGGGACTACTATGAGTTCAGCCCCGTTGAGTGAGTAGATTCTAAAGAGTTCTGGGAACCTTATGTCGAAGCATATAGCGACTGCGATTCTTGCCTTCCCTACATCCACTACTGGAGAAACTTCCTCACCACGCATCATGTAGTCTGATTCTCGGTATCCGTAAGCGTCAAACAAGTGGGTTTTTCTATATGTGCTAGCTATCTCGCCATTAGGCTTTATCACGACGGCAGTGTTATAGACTCTAGGAGGTTCTGGACTTTTCTCAAATGTAGTAACGACAAAATAAGCGGAGAACTCGCGAGCTAAGCTACTAAAGAACTTAACAAACTCGCCTTCAAGGCCGTCCGCCATAGCGTAGGCCTCTTCAGGCCTTAACCTCACTATGTTGAAAGCAGCGTATTCAGGCAAGATAACTATGTCGGCTGTTACATCCTTAAGCAACTTACCGAGCTTGCTTAAGGTTTCGTTCTTACTAGCTAGCGAAGAGAACTGCAGTATGCCCAACCTCAACTCACGCATAACTAGCACCCCCATGAAACTCCCGTAGCTCTTATTTTAAACTTATTGACCATAGTAGATTGGTGGTCTGCGTGTGCCGAGTTTTAATTGGGGTGATGAGTGGGGAATTCGCTAAGACTGGACTAGGAAATCTCGTAGAGGGTTTTATAGAATCATCTCGCAGAGACCCTTACCTAGCTGAAGTCACGGGAGGTCGTAGAGACTCGCATGATGATGGGTGGGGTCTGGCAGTAGCGGGATTCAAGAACGAGATATTAACCATCTTTCACGAGAAGATGGCACACCCCATATTCAGTGATGTATCGAGAGAGTTGTTGAGAGTGTTTTCTAGTAAGCTGAGCAGATATGAAGAACTATACCTGCTACTCCACTCTCGCGCTACTGGAACAGAACCTCTAGGCACGAGTAACGCCCACCCCTACGAAGTAGACTACAAGCTAGGTAAAGTTTGGTTTATTCATAATGGTAGCATAGACAAACTACGTGCTTCTCGAGAGGCCGGCATAGATCCGCATCTCCACGTAGACTCTCGCGTGGTAGCTGAACTGATAGCTAAGTACCTGAGTGCTTGTGTTACGACATGTGAGGATCTAGACGAATGCGTGTCTGCAGCGTATGAGAAACTCTATAGAGAATATACTCGCGAGGGTGAAGCGCTAATAACAGGTCTCTTAAGCTATTGTGGAGGAAGTGATGTAAGACTCTACGCTACCTCACTAGTAAGAGGTTATGAGAATCTAGATAACGCGAGAAAAGCTTACTACGCAGTATATAGGGTATGGGGTGACGGATTCAACGTGGTATCTTCCTCAACACTAGTTGATTATTATTTGAAGCTAAGTAGCTTCAGCAAATCAACACAACAACAAAAAGTTCTTAAAATAGAGCGTGACTCAATAAAGACGTTACTCTCTGTTTGAGCCGGAGGTAGACCATTCTTGAGTGAGTCAACGAAGAAATATTACGTGCACCCGACAGCCATAATAGAAGAAGATGTTGAGATAGGGGAGGGTACTAGAATATGGCACTTTGTACATGTCAGGAAAGGTGCTAGAATAGGTCGGAATTGCAATATAGGTAAAGACGTTTACATAGATGCTGGCGTGAAGATAGGCAATAATGTCAAGATCCAGAATTTCGTCTCTGTTTACAGGGGGGTCACGTTAGAAGACGACGTTTTCGTAGGTCCTCACGCAACGTTCACTAACGACATCTACCCAAGGTCTTTTAACGTAGAGTGGGAGGTAATACCCACGATAGTTAGGAGAGGTGCGTCTATAGGAGCTAATGCGACAATAATTTGTGGAGTGACTATAGGAGAGTACGCGATGGTAGGTGCTGGAGCTGTAGTAACTAAGGACGTCCCGCCTCACGGACTCGTTTTGGGGAATCCGGCTAGACTAGTCGGTTTTGTGTGTTTCTGTGGCAAACCACTTAAGGAGAAGGATAAGGTGAAGGAGGAGAGTAAGGTAGTAGTTTATAAGTGTGAGAGATGCGGTAAGGAAGTTGAAATTCCTTTAGAGCTGTATAAGCAGGTTATGAAGACTTAATCTCTGTGATTTTAGGAGCGTGAGTTTAAATCGTAATTCCTAACTTCTCTATTCTGGTGTAGTTGTTGTTATTAGTTATGACGTTAACTGAATCATATATTAGTATGTCGGGATTCTTAGAAAGCCTCATTATGTCTCCTGTTGTTAACTTGCTGTATTCTGTGTGCTTAGTTAAGACTATGATAGCGTCTCTGTCTTCCAGGGCTACTCGTAAGTCTTGAGTTAGCGGAACACCTAATTGATCAAGGACTTCGTCTTTAATTACTAGGGGGTCGTGCGCCACAATGTTTCTACACCCTCGAGCTCTCAGTAAAGCTATAATGTCATGTGTTGGTGAGAGTCTAGTGTCGTCGGTGTCTCCTCTGAAAGCTACTCCCAAGACGCCTATTCTCGAACTACTTACTTTAACACCATGTGTTCTCAGAAATTTTTCAAATCTCTTAACAATTTCGTAAGGCATGAACTCGTTAATGTTTCTAGCAAGGAGTAAGAGTTGCGGGATGAATCCTCTTCTCGTAGCTATGTTTATGATGAAGTATGGGTAGATCGGTATGCACGGACCCCCGACTCCAGGCCCTGGTAAGTGTAGGTGGCAGTAAGGTTGTGAGTTAGCTGCTTCCCTAACTTCATAATAATTTACTCCGAGAACTTCAGAAAGCATGGCTAGCTCGTTTGATAAGGCTATGTTGACGTCTCTATACACTCCCTCAGCTAGTTTAGAAAACTCAGCTGCCTTAATAGAACTTAGCCTTATCACGCCCTTGCTTGATATTCTTGAGTAGAACTTAGCAGCTAGTTCTGCCGACACCTCATTTATGCCTGAGACTATCTTAGGGTAATTAACTTCTATGTCTTCTAGCGAGTGACCAACGTATATTCTCTCAGGACTGTACGCTAAGTAAAAATCTCTCCCAGCAACTAGTCCGCTAACTCTCTCTAGTACTGGCTTAAGAACGCCCTCCGTAGTACCTGGAGGAACGCTAGACTCTAGAATAACTAGGTCTTTTTTCTTAAGCCCGCTACCAACAGATTCGCCAACTTCTACTAACGAACTATAATCAATCTCTTTAGTCAGCCAATCTAGGTATACGGGCACCGTAATCACCTTAACACACGCACTCTCAGAGAATTCGAGACTATCTGTAGTAAGCTTTAACATTCCTTTCTCTAAACCATTATATATGGCTTCTTCTATGTTTCTCTCTAAGAATCTGAAAGAACGTAAGTGAAGTGCTTTGATCTTATCTAAATTTTTATCAACTCCGTAGACTCTTAAGCCCTTCCTTAAGTAGGCGGCTACTAGAGCAAGACCCACGTACCCTAAGCCAAATACTAAAGCCCCGCAACCTCCCTCAAACACCCTATCAACAGGGTCAGAAACACTCATCACGTGACCCACCACTAATGATTGTTATAGCATATAAATCTATGCTTGTGTTCTGGTAGAACTAATTACTGCTGATTCTACCGCACTTAATCAACTACTAAAACTTATTAAGCTACACCCAACCATAAAAGACGAGACTTCATGAAGGTGGGGTAACGTGAGCTACGTGAGACCTACAAGTAACTACATAGGTAAGTATGTTAGGCTGAATAGAATAATGCCTGACGGGAAAAGTGTTATTTTTGCTTTTGATCACGGTGTAGAACACGGCCCTAAAGACTTTACTGAGGAGTCTATAGATCCCAGAAATATCTTAAGTAAAGTCGTTGAGGGGGGAGTTGACGCAATACTGCTACTACACGGCATCGCTAAAGCGACATATGATGTGTGGAGTAATAAGACAGCCTTAATACTAAAGATTACGGGCAAGACTATGCTAAGACCTGAAGACAACAGGTATCTTCAAAGTATTTTCGGTAGCGTGGAAGACGCCGTGTCTATGGGGGCTGAGGCTGTTGCCGCGACTGTTTACTGGGGTAGTCAGTACGAGGACGCAATGTTGAGGAACTGGTTTACAGTGAGAGAGGCTGCTGAGAAATACGGCATGCCGTGCCTTCAGCTAGCTTACCCTAGAAATCCACAAATGAAGAACATATATGATGTCGAGATCGTCAAGTACGGCGCTAGAGCGGCAAGCGAGAGCGGTGCTGATATGATAAAGACTTACTACACAGGAAGCAGAGAAACTTTTGCTGAGGTAGTTAAAGCTGCGGCTGGCGTGCCTGTCTTGATGAGCGGCGGTCCAAAAACACAAGACACTAGAGAATTCTTAATTCAGGTCAGAAACGTAATGGATGCTGGAGCTAGGGGGGTAGTTGTGGGTAGGAATGTCTTCCAGCACAAGAATCCTAGAGGAGTCATAAAGGCTGTTAAAGAGATAGTTCACGAGAACAGAAATCCGGAAGATGTACTGCATTACGTAAAGTAATCTCAGGTAGAGACTCATGATCGACTTACTATGTATAGGACACGCGTTAGTTGACATTAGGTTCTTAGTCAATAAATTTCCGCAACCAGATGAAGAAGCGCGAATACTTGACGAGAAGAGAGGTGTAGGCGGTTCAGCAGCTAATGTGGCTATAGGAGCGAGAAGACTAGGACTCCAGACTGGCTTGATAGCTAAGGTAGGTCTCGACTCTTTTGGACGAATGATAGTTGACGAGCTAATGAGTGAGGGAGTTGATATTTCCGGGGTAAGAATATCTACTACACTCCCAACAGGCTTCTCAATAGTAGTTAGAGATTCTGAAGGCAAGATACTCATATATGGTTTTAAGGGAGCCTCAGAAGACTTAAGCATTAAAGACGTTGATAAAGAACTACTGCGAGACACGCGATACGTGCATATAGCTAGCTTAAGACCTGACACAACTTTAGAGATCCTTAAGTCTCTGGAAGCCGGAAACAAGCCTATAGTATCGTGGGACCCTGGTAGAGTACTAGCCTTGAGCGGGTTAAGTAAGCTAGAGCCAATAATATCATTAGTGGATATTGTTTCAGTCAATAAGAGAGAGATATACTACATAACTGGAGAAAGCGATTACATTAAGGCAGCCGAAAAATTAAGACGTCTGGGCCCTAAGATAATCATAGTCAAAAGAGGCAGTGAAGGAGTTTACGTAGTGAGTGATTCAGCGACTGTAGATATACCAGCTTTCCCACCCGAGAGAGTAGTTGATACTACCGGCGCTGGCGACGCCTTCATAGCAGGTTTTTACTCTGCCCTAAAACGCGGCTACGACCTCGAAGAATCTGTCAAGTACGCAGCACTAGTAGCATCAATCAAGGTAGGAAGACTAGGTTCTCACGAAGTACCAAAACATGAAGAAGTAATTAAGGTAGCTAAAGACCTTTATCAGCTCTCATTCAAAAAGCCATGATATCATTTCTTAGCGAAGAGATAAGGCGATATTAAGTCACCGTATTTTCTCCTAGCGTTTTCAAGTCTTTCTTTCTGAGCTCTCAAAACATCAAACAATATCTTTGGAGTGTCAGGTATTTCTAAATATATAGCCCATATCCTCTCAATTTTTGAGAGTTGTTGCGGGACTCTTAAAGCGAACTGCTTCTCATATAAAGTTTCTGGATATTCCTTACCTAAATACGTGTCAAAGAGCTTTCTAAGGTCCTCATATATGGGTATGAGACCCGTAGGAGTCTCTACAGCTTCTACGTCGTCATGGACTCTTAACTCCATCCACTTCAACCACACTCTCTTATCTACCTTCTCAGCAAGATAGTTTCCATTCTCGTCTTTCAGGAAATAATTGACGCCGTAGATTCTTGGCTTGACCTTAAGCTTCTCAGCAAATCTTAAGTGAAGCTCTGTAAACTTACCTACAGAAATAGATAGGAAGTCTAAGATCGCGTAGGGGTTAAACTCTCTCTCACCCGCTCTACCTAAAACAGCGGTAGTCCTCTCTGATTCTAGGGCGGCTCCCTTAGTGATTATTCCGTGCACCCAATCAAAAGATTCCTCAACAGGAGGTAACGTATCAGAGTCTCTGCCACCAAATATCATGCCGCCTATCGGGACTCCCATAGGGTCATCGATTCTTGGGTCTAAGTATTTTAAGTACCTTATTGAGGTAGTGAATCTAGAGTTCGGGTGTGATGGCACGTTATCTTTGCCAGGCCACCACGCGCCAGCGTAGTTGATCCCTCTACGCGGCTCACCGACTTTACCAGTCCACCAGACCTCGCCGTCCTCTGTCAGTAAGACGTTAGAGAATATGACTTCGTTTTCGGGTGAGTTCAGTATTTCGTAGATTTCAGAGTCGTCTCTGGGATTTATTCCATCAACTATCCCGAACATACCTACCTCGGGGTTTGCGGCTCTCGCTATCCCGTCGAATTCTTTAATTATAGCTAGGTCATCACCAACTACCGTGTCTGACATTAGAGCTGTTGAGGTTTTGCCGCATCCTGCCGGGAACGCTCCAGTAAAGTAAGTTATCCTGTCGCCAGGACCTCTAACACCAGTTATGAACATATGCTCACATAACCACCCTTCTTTAAGACCCCTATTAACGCAGAGCCTGAGTGCTAACTTCTTCAAACCCACTGTGTTGCCCGCATACTGGGTGTTAGTGCTGTATACTGTGTCGTCTTCAAGGTCTATATAGATCCTCCTCTTATCTATATTCTTGCTCCAGCCGTTCTCGTCACGTTCTCCTGCTGAGTGGAGGAATCTCATGTAATTTAGGTTGGGTCCCTGATTAACGAACTCCTCATAACATACCCTGTAGAGGATGTTCTCGCTATGAACCACATACGCAGAGTCCGTTACTTGAACCGCGTACATCGTAAAGGGAGAACTTCTCGGCCCAAAACAATAGAACGATACAAACATTTCCTTGCCACTCATTATGCCCTCAAGTATATTCTTAATTTCGTTAAGTCCTGCCGCCTTCTCGTAAGTATTTATGAGAGGTATCTTCTCCCCACTACTCAACAGTATTCTAGTATTACCTCTATCCCTAGCTAAGTCTTTCGGCCCATCAAAATGGACTGTGTGTTTAGGATATTTAGTTGGTAATTCTTCCTTATTGATGAGTGCTGCACGCCTTACATACTCGAAGTCTTCTTCACTCCCTATAGATACATAAACTGATGAAGGCTTAGTAACTTTTATTATATCAGCTATCCACTTATGAAGTTCCGGGTCGGGAATCTTCAAGAGTCTTTCAAGCATTTCCACACGCATGTGAGAACGTAAGAAGCTAAGATAATCATAGTCTTCTTTAATCAGTCTTTCTCTACCCACACAGCTCACCACAACCATAATACTCAAATTCATTATTAAAGATATCTGTACTTAACAATTTTAAAACGTCTGAAGTGTCTTTTCAGGGACTTACGTTAAATGGTATTTCGAGCAACTTCTTAGAAGCTCTAAATCTTGGTTTTTCTAATACTATACTACCAATAAATCTTGTTGATGGTAAGTGTTCTTTATTACAGGCGTTTATGTTCCAGATACTCCCGTCTACATCATACACTATAACGAGAGTTAACTCCTTAACGTCTGGAGGTACTGGAAACAAGTCATATATTACATTACCGTAAGTTTTCTCAGCTTCTGTCCTTAACATAGTTTTAACCTCAACACGTAGGTCTTCTAAGACTTTCTTATTCGCTAATTCTTCAATTTCCTTAACTTGCTCGTCACTAGGTTTTGTTGGGCAGGTCACAGTTAGCCTGCCGTGCTTGCCTGAAACATAAGTTGATGCAGTCCATAAAGAACCCTCACCTAAGACTCTGACTACAGCTCCTTTAAGAACGTGGAGGGCAGTGTGAGTTCTCATTTCGTCTGAGAATACCTGGCACTCCAGTTCTGAGGGCACGACTGCATCACCATCTCTTAATTAGTCAGAGATCTTAATTTAAAACCATAAAGTAGCATACGTGTGAGAGCCCATCCCTAACAAGTCATGTTTTATGTGGAGCGAGTCGGTCTCATCTGGTGTTCTATGAAGCTCATTAAGAAAACTATCGCGACTATCAAGACAGATATTAAAGCAAAGACTTGAATTAAATTATACTCGTAAAGTACATCAACTATCTTATCTGCAGGATAGACAGCAATTACTTCTATTAAGTTTAAGACGTATCTCGCTAATAAAACTGTAATTAATATAGCTACTACATCTCTCCAAACCCTGATACTCTTCTTAAGGACTCTACTAATCAACCTTCCCGTAAATAGTATTGAGGCTGAGAGTGCTATGAAAGGCACTATCACTTCAGCGTATAACCTAATAGATAGCGGGTCGTAAGAGAAGTCGCGTGAGGCTGCTGAAACTAGCGTGAGAGCAGTGCCCACGGCTAGAGAGAAGATTGCTAAGATTCCTGAAACCCTATATATTGATGACTGTCTCCACTTCCTCAATATAACTTCATGAATCTGAAAACCCCTGATCAAGAGAAACAAACCTAAAAGACCTACTAGCACTTCCCACACGTATATCGAGAGGGGAGTTAGAGACAGTAACGCGAAAACTAGCAAGAGGATGCCTGGTATTCCAAGGATAATTTTAGAGAAACGAGGTTCTTCAATAGCCTTCCTCAAGTACCTACCTAACAAAATATACGTTTCTTCTACACCCCTAAGCTGCTCTATGACCACTCTCTCAAGAGCTACGATGTTAACTATGTTCTGAATAACCGGTATTATTAACTCGTCCTCAGCACTGTCTAAAACCAAAATAAAGTCTCTACTACCTAAAGTACTCACTAAGTATTCAGTCTGCGTTCTGAGTTTTTTGCCAGCCTCTACGTGACTCCCAGGATGTCCAGAAATTATAGCGACCTCAACTTCCTCCCCCTTATCTTTAAGATTCGAATATACTGAGAGAGCATGAAACAAAACGTTGAGGTCTGAGTCATCAGGTCGTAACATACCAAACCTGACAGAAGCACTAACCACGTTCTCATAGCCAATAATAGGAGTCTCAAACCCACTCAACGAAATATCGTCGTCGTAATCGACAGCAACAACCACTAACTTCGACAACCTAGCCCCCATTAAGATTACTACGCATCCTAACGTAATAAATAAGAACATACCCCCATAAGCACATAAACGAACAAGTCATACCTAACCGTTGTGGGATTTATAGATTTTTATCTCTTCCCTCTCACATCTATTATTTGAGGCTCATAGAGGGCTTTCGGGGAAGGGGGTAACGTTCTAAATACTTGAAGCCGAACATCGCTAGCCTATCCTTAAACCCGATGACAATGGCTCCAATTTCTTTCCTCTCAACCATGTCGAAGAGCTCGCTTAGCTATTTCCTGTTTTTATTAAGACCACTTGCTACGTCCTCCAAAATCGCAACGACTTCGTAGCCCTTTAATTTTGCGTAGTCTAACAAGGCTTACCTCTATCTCTCTAATTATTTTCTTTGTTGTTTTTGATCACAAGAAACAAGCATATACTACAGCTCTCTTTCTTACGTTAACTTCCTTTATTCCAAGGAGCCTTTTCAGCTCACTTTCAGGTACTCTCCTCCTACCTCCCAACAATTAATGCGTCTTATCTTACCTTGCTCATTTCAAATCTAGAGTCGTCTAACGCTGACACTGAGGACCCTACTAGCCTCTTTCATCGTATAATGCTTCTCTA
This region includes:
- a CDS encoding 30S ribosomal protein S11 — its product is MAFTSRELKWGVAHIYSSFNNTIVHITDLSGAETVATMSGGMVVRADREKPSPYVAMLIAYRAAQKAMDKGINAIHIKVRGPGGHGPKIPGPGAQAAIRALARTGFIIGRIEDVTPIPHDTTRRPGGRRGRRV
- a CDS encoding acyltransferase, with protein sequence MSESTKKYYVHPTAIIEEDVEIGEGTRIWHFVHVRKGARIGRNCNIGKDVYIDAGVKIGNNVKIQNFVSVYRGVTLEDDVFVGPHATFTNDIYPRSFNVEWEVIPTIVRRGASIGANATIICGVTIGEYAMVGAGAVVTKDVPPHGLVLGNPARLVGFVCFCGKPLKEKDKVKEESKVVVYKCERCGKEVEIPLELYKQVMKT
- a CDS encoding carbohydrate kinase family protein, which translates into the protein MIDLLCIGHALVDIRFLVNKFPQPDEEARILDEKRGVGGSAANVAIGARRLGLQTGLIAKVGLDSFGRMIVDELMSEGVDISGVRISTTLPTGFSIVVRDSEGKILIYGFKGASEDLSIKDVDKELLRDTRYVHIASLRPDTTLEILKSLEAGNKPIVSWDPGRVLALSGLSKLEPIISLVDIVSVNKREIYYITGESDYIKAAEKLRRLGPKIIIVKRGSEGVYVVSDSATVDIPAFPPERVVDTTGAGDAFIAGFYSALKRGYDLEESVKYAALVASIKVGRLGSHEVPKHEEVIKVAKDLYQLSFKKP
- a CDS encoding 30S ribosomal protein S13; translated protein: MSEGRFRHIVRIAGVDVEGDLLIPYGLAKIKGVGYHTGLAIARIVGLDPQSRIGYLSDAEVRRVEDVINNPLKYGIPAWYLNRRKDYASGEDRHLISADLIFEARSDIEREIKTRSWRGIRHQLGLKVRGQRTHTTGRIGPVVGVTKGKAAQQKQE
- the fba gene encoding class I fructose-bisphosphate aldolase, whose translation is MSYVRPTSNYIGKYVRLNRIMPDGKSVIFAFDHGVEHGPKDFTEESIDPRNILSKVVEGGVDAILLLHGIAKATYDVWSNKTALILKITGKTMLRPEDNRYLQSIFGSVEDAVSMGAEAVAATVYWGSQYEDAMLRNWFTVREAAEKYGMPCLQLAYPRNPQMKNIYDVEIVKYGARAASESGADMIKTYYTGSRETFAEVVKAAAGVPVLMSGGPKTQDTREFLIQVRNVMDAGARGVVVGRNVFQHKNPRGVIKAVKEIVHENRNPEDVLHYVK
- a CDS encoding class II glutamine amidotransferase, with product MSGEFAKTGLGNLVEGFIESSRRDPYLAEVTGGRRDSHDDGWGLAVAGFKNEILTIFHEKMAHPIFSDVSRELLRVFSSKLSRYEELYLLLHSRATGTEPLGTSNAHPYEVDYKLGKVWFIHNGSIDKLRASREAGIDPHLHVDSRVVAELIAKYLSACVTTCEDLDECVSAAYEKLYREYTREGEALITGLLSYCGGSDVRLYATSLVRGYENLDNARKAYYAVYRVWGDGFNVVSSSTLVDYYLKLSSFSKSTQQQKVLKIERDSIKTLLSV
- a CDS encoding 30S ribosomal protein S4, whose product is MGDPRKSRRKWEKPGHPWIKDRLVEEMELVGKYGLRNKRELWLAQTYLRNIRNKAKALLSLTPDERSVREKDLVRKLYSLGLLQKEYGTIDDILGLTVEDVLQRRLQTIVYRKGLARTIHEARQLIVHGHISIGGKRVTSPGYLVNREEEQLVGFTPGSPIATRIKKEEIFGEVLGSE
- a CDS encoding nucleotide sugar dehydrogenase: MSVSDPVDRVFEGGCGALVFGLGYVGLALVAAYLRKGLRVYGVDKNLDKIKALHLRSFRFLERNIEEAIYNGLEKGMLKLTTDSLEFSESACVKVITVPVYLDWLTKEIDYSSLVEVGESVGSGLKKKDLVILESSVPPGTTEGVLKPVLERVSGLVAGRDFYLAYSPERIYVGHSLEDIEVNYPKIVSGINEVSAELAAKFYSRISSKGVIRLSSIKAAEFSKLAEGVYRDVNIALSNELAMLSEVLGVNYYEVREAANSQPYCHLHLPGPGVGGPCIPIYPYFIINIATRRGFIPQLLLLARNINEFMPYEIVKRFEKFLRTHGVKVSSSRIGVLGVAFRGDTDDTRLSPTHDIIALLRARGCRNIVAHDPLVIKDEVLDQLGVPLTQDLRVALEDRDAIIVLTKHTEYSKLTTGDIMRLSKNPDILIYDSVNVITNNNNYTRIEKLGITI
- a CDS encoding carbon-nitrogen hydrolase family protein — encoded protein: MRELRLGILQFSSLASKNETLSKLGKLLKDVTADIVILPEYAAFNIVRLRPEEAYAMADGLEGEFVKFFSSLAREFSAYFVVTTFEKSPEPPRVYNTAVVIKPNGEIASTYRKTHLFDAYGYRESDYMMRGEEVSPVVDVGKARIAVAICFDIRFPELFRIYSLNGAELIVVPSAWFKGPLKEETLSFLARARAHENTVYVAVAVQYGDEYTGRSLVVDPWGTQILDLGVGEKYSEIDIDVELVYEVRKKLPVLQLRRADLYCSRLCV
- a CDS encoding 50S ribosomal protein L18e → MPRTGPTNITLRTLTRELRKTANQYKAPIWDYVADILERPSRSRVVVNVSKLERVASPNEVVVIPGKLLGAGTINKRVVVAAFSFSPKAVEKVKNAGGQVMSIKDLISINPSGSGVKVVI
- a CDS encoding DNA-directed RNA polymerase subunit D, with product MSYSVIVVERGDNRLKLLFKGVPLALLNAIRRASMEYVPTMAVDFVIFNNNTSVLHDEIIAHRLGLIPLNSEEALRKYKSPEECVGAGPEKSIECYAVLSLQASAKDGETKTVYSGDLKPLTDPDVRPVYDKIPIVVLGPNQEISLEAYARLGRGIEHIKWSPVTISTVTYSARLTIKESLCTLCGKCVEVCPRDALVLEGGKVRAYDEKCILCRQCVKSCPTDAIELGFKDDEFYLTIESSGSLKPETVVAEALKIVISKLDKFLSVLDSIKVQSGE